A stretch of DNA from Nitrosopumilus zosterae:
AGGATCAGACCATCCAATCACAAAGATTCTCCACATTGGAGAATAATTTGAATCGCCAGGTGCTCCTGTTGCAATTCCAGGTTGAAATCCTAATGGACCAGTACCTGCCAAACCATTTTTGAACTGGTACAAATCTACTGCTGCTGAATTTGCAATCAAGCTTGCAGATGTTGGTGAACTTACAACACCCATCATTTCGGCAGGATCACTTGGAGTTGCATCAGTTACAATGTAATAGATAGTTCTACCATCTGGACCCCATCCACGATGAGCAATGAAAGTTACAATCATCTCTTCTGTATCGATATCAAGAACTTGACCACCACCATATGGAGTTGTGTCAGTTAAAGTTTCGTCTTCCTTAACCATCATCTGACCATCTGGCCAAATAATTTGCGGCATGTTCAAAACCACATTAACGGGAGTCAATGTGATTTCATGGTTATCAGCTGCATCCATAATCATTGCATCGGAATCAAGTATTCTAGGTGTTGCACCATCATTCCATGTTACATGAACATGGGAAGTTAGTGCACTGTACACGTCTGCTTGTGCAGGAGTACTTGTAAAGACTTCACCTTGAAATCCATGCACACCATCTCCAATTATTCCGTTGGTAAACATGTATGTTTTAGAAAGTGCTTCTTCAGGTGCGTTCTTTAACAAAGGCGCAAGTTCTACTTTCCAACCTTGATTTTTTGTAATGATTTCTGCATGTGTAGGTTCGCTAGAATCAGTGATTATAAAATAAACATCCTCACCGTTATAGTAACCTTGATGCAATGGAATTGTTGCTGGAACGTTTGCTCTTGATAATCTAAGCACAGTGCCCAAATCAGATTCAGTTTCTTCCATCATGGAATCATCTTTCATAGAATCTTCCATGTCGGATTCTTCCATCATGGAATCATCTTTCATAGAATCTTCCATGTCGGATTCTTCAACTGGAGCTACAGGAATGACTTTTTCTTGTCCTGCTTCCCATGCGGCTTTACCACCTGGAATTTCAGAACATAATTGCAGACCACAAATTCCTGTGCTAGAACCGTATTTTGAAGTTCCAACACCTGCACCTTTTGCAGCGTCAGCATCTGAGAAATAATCTGTTGCCATACCTGTTGTAAACAAGGGCAAAATTGCAAGCAATGCAATATATCTTAGATTCTTGTTCATAGATGCAAAAATAGATTTTTTCTTTAAAAGAATTTGTCCAAATTAAAAAGATCATACAGGAAGTTCAGAGAATCGATTTCCAACATAATCCCAGTTTACGACATTCCACCAAGCTTGTACATAATCAGGTCTTTTGTTTTGATATTTCAGATAGTATGCATGTTCCCAAACATCTAAACCTAAAAGAGGTGTTTTTTGAACCGTCCATGGGCTATCTTGATTTTGAGTGGTTATGATTTCAATTTTATTATAAGTTTGATTAAAAACTAACCAGCACCATCCACTGCCTTGAATCGCAATGGCTTTTTCTGAGAAGATTTTCTTGAAATTTTCAAAACTATCAAAATACACATCAATTGCATCATCTAATTTTCCATTAGGTTTACCCTCACCATTAGGAGTCATAGTTTCCCAGAACAATCTATGATTTTCAAATCCTCCACCAAAGAAGTTGATTGTACTTCGTCCAGATTCAGGAATTGATGTAAGTTCAGAAAGAATTGACGAGATGTATTTGGGATGAGATGCACCTCCAATTTCTTCAAGAGATTTGTTTAATCCATCAACATAAGATTGGTGATGTTTTTGATGATGAATTTTCATAGTTTCTGTATCAATAAATGGTTCTAGTTCATCATAACCATAAGGCAATCTAGGAAGTTCATATCGGACCACGTTTCAATGTTCAATAATCCACATATATTCTTCAAGAACAAAAATTAATTGGAAAGAATGATTAATCTTGGAAAGGAGAGCATGATATGCGAAAATTAGGGACCATAGATTTAGAAATTCTAGATTTGGCAATGAAGGCAAATGGAACATTTAATGAAAATAATCTTGAGAAATCAGAATTAAAGAGATTAGGCATAGGAAAAATTCTTGACTCATTAGCATCTCTAAAAGATAGAAAATTCCTATCACTAAATAGCGACGGTTCATTTTCCATAACCAATCTTGCAAAAGAAATTCTTTGGAGCAATAACACACCAACATGGGCAAAAATTTTAAGACTACTTCAAATAAAATCATGCAGCATAAAACAGATTGTAGACATTCTTGCTATAAGAGAAGATGAGATTTTAGAAAATTTGGAAAAACTAAGAAAGAGTCAATTTGTGCTAATGTCTCCACAAAGACAGGAAGATAAAATTATTAAAATTTACGAAATAATGTATGAAGGAATTGAAGAGATTGATAAAACAGAAGAGCATGGTTTTGAAAACACAGTATTTTCCGGTCCAACTCATGAAATTGAAATCATAAGCATAATTGATGAGATTTCTAAAAACATCCAAGATTCCAAATTAGAGCAATCCGAGAAACAAAGTATTTTGGAAAAACTATCTAAATTAAAGAACAAACTAGAGATTTAATTATTTAGAACGAATCTTGTCTTGAATTTGTGCCAAAATAAGTTCTGCTTTATCTTTATTTTCATAGTTATCTATGGATTCATCCATAATTTCATCAATCTCATAGCTTTTATCTACTAAGATATTTGCAACATGATCATCCAGAGTTCCTGCACCAATCAAATAATATGCAAACACAGTATTTTTCTGACCAATTCTGTGGAGCCTGTCTTCTGCTTGCCTATGAATTGCAGGACTCCAATCAAGTTCTGCAAAAATTACATATTTTGCTCGAGTTAAATTAATACCCACATTTCCTGCGCGAATTCCAGCAATCATGAGTTTTGATTCACCTTTTTGGAATTTGTCGATTTGATCCTGCCTTAGTGCATCAGACTGTCCACCAATTATTGAAACAGGGGAAAATTCTTCCAGGCTCTCATTTAGCAATTTATGAATTACTTTGTGATGACAAAATACTACAACACTTTCTTCGATTTCCATAATATTTTTTACAAAATTAATCACGTGAGGCAGTTTAGCGAGTCCCGCAATCTGTCTTTCACTTTGAATAGCTCTATGATATGAGGCAGATTTTGAAAATTCAGTTTCTGCGACTTTTTGTTCATCTTCAAGCTTTTTCCAGATTTTATCAAGTTCTTCAAGATAATAGTCAGTATCAGCTGCTATTACTTCCTTGTAACGAACTTTGTCTTTTAGCTCTTTTAACACATCAGATTTCTTTCTTCTTAACATGACATGTTTTTGCAATTCATTTCTAAGTGATGCACGTTTGTTTTCTAATACGATGGCCTTGCCTTTTTCATTAACATAGCAAAAGTATTCACAAAATTCTTTAAAGCTTCCAAGTAGTCCAGGTTTTATTATATCAATAATGGGCCAAATTTCTGAACCTCTATTGTAAATAGGAGTGCCAGACAATCCAATCCGATACAATATGGTGGGAAGTGCAGCAAGTTTTTTTACGGCTTTGTATTTTTGAGTGGTTTTTGATCTTAAATTATGAACTTCATCACAAACTATGGTTCGGAGTCCAACTTTCATCAGATTCTCAGACCTCTTTAAGAGCAGTTCATAATTGATAATGTAAATATCAGTTTTTGGCAGTTCTTCAGATTTTCCAGTTCGAATAATTGTAACACTAGGAGATTCAGTCTCAATAATTCTTCCATTTCGACTTTTTTTCTTTAAGAATTTTTCAATCTCTCTTTCCCAATTGTTTAATGTAACTAATGGAGCCACAACGAGAACAGGGAAAGTTTGTTTTTCAGTGGACACATAGGATAATGTCTGAACTGTTTTTCCCAATCCCATTTCATCAGCTAACAATGCATTACCAGAAGATTTGAGTAAAAAGTCCAATCCCTCCTTTTGAAAATTTAAAAGTTTTCCACGAAACTGTTCACCAGACTTTGCTCGTTTTAATTTGTGTTTGATTGGAGGAAGTGTAGGTTTAGGAGCATACGTTTTTACAATTTTTCTTTGCCAAATAGATTTTGACAGAATTTCTAGCGGGTATCTATCCATTATGAGTTTTAATTGTTTTACACTTTCAGTGCTGTCAGGAATAATTACTTCGTTGATGTTTTCCCCATACCATGCTTCAGGAACAAGTCTTGAGATCATATTGACAGCACGATCACCAGTAATTTTCCAGCACCAGATTTTAGAATATTTGTCAAGAACGTATTCTAATGTTCCAATGTTTTCCATGGATGTTTCCATAATTTGTCGATAGAAAGTTTTTTTGCCTTATGAATCTTCATATTTTGGACGATCACGGAAGAAATCACCTCTGAACTAAAAGAGTTAAAATATGATATGGATCTAAATATATGGCAAAAATGGGATTTTGAAACACATAGGCTCAAAATTGCACGATTTTAGCAAAAAATCAAGGGGTTAAATTCAATTCATAAAAAATAAGATTA
This window harbors:
- a CDS encoding DUF7482 domain-containing protein encodes the protein MNKNLRYIALLAILPLFTTGMATDYFSDADAAKGAGVGTSKYGSSTGICGLQLCSEIPGGKAAWEAGQEKVIPVAPVEESDMEDSMKDDSMMEESDMEDSMKDDSMMEETESDLGTVLRLSRANVPATIPLHQGYYNGEDVYFIITDSSEPTHAEIITKNQGWKVELAPLLKNAPEEALSKTYMFTNGIIGDGVHGFQGEVFTSTPAQADVYSALTSHVHVTWNDGATPRILDSDAMIMDAADNHEITLTPVNVVLNMPQIIWPDGQMMVKEDETLTDTTPYGGGQVLDIDTEEMIVTFIAHRGWGPDGRTIYYIVTDATPSDPAEMMGVVSSPTSASLIANSAAVDLYQFKNGLAGTGPLGFQPGIATGAPGDSNYSPMWRIFVIGWSDPANAQLLETVDDVNAYKEAGLIDIGIARPMDSDHIVNCPFIDPFQ
- a CDS encoding superoxide dismutase translates to MVRYELPRLPYGYDELEPFIDTETMKIHHQKHHQSYVDGLNKSLEEIGGASHPKYISSILSELTSIPESGRSTINFFGGGFENHRLFWETMTPNGEGKPNGKLDDAIDVYFDSFENFKKIFSEKAIAIQGSGWCWLVFNQTYNKIEIITTQNQDSPWTVQKTPLLGLDVWEHAYYLKYQNKRPDYVQAWWNVVNWDYVGNRFSELPV
- a CDS encoding DEAD/DEAH box helicase, whose product is METSMENIGTLEYVLDKYSKIWCWKITGDRAVNMISRLVPEAWYGENINEVIIPDSTESVKQLKLIMDRYPLEILSKSIWQRKIVKTYAPKPTLPPIKHKLKRAKSGEQFRGKLLNFQKEGLDFLLKSSGNALLADEMGLGKTVQTLSYVSTEKQTFPVLVVAPLVTLNNWEREIEKFLKKKSRNGRIIETESPSVTIIRTGKSEELPKTDIYIINYELLLKRSENLMKVGLRTIVCDEVHNLRSKTTQKYKAVKKLAALPTILYRIGLSGTPIYNRGSEIWPIIDIIKPGLLGSFKEFCEYFCYVNEKGKAIVLENKRASLRNELQKHVMLRRKKSDVLKELKDKVRYKEVIAADTDYYLEELDKIWKKLEDEQKVAETEFSKSASYHRAIQSERQIAGLAKLPHVINFVKNIMEIEESVVVFCHHKVIHKLLNESLEEFSPVSIIGGQSDALRQDQIDKFQKGESKLMIAGIRAGNVGINLTRAKYVIFAELDWSPAIHRQAEDRLHRIGQKNTVFAYYLIGAGTLDDHVANILVDKSYEIDEIMDESIDNYENKDKAELILAQIQDKIRSK